The following are encoded together in the Cicer arietinum cultivar CDC Frontier isolate Library 1 chromosome 2, Cicar.CDCFrontier_v2.0, whole genome shotgun sequence genome:
- the LOC101496486 gene encoding transcription factor FAMA, with product MEKDNDFSAPSMPSSFNTLDYSIDHHHQQQQQQQYEQLMKYRIGEETSCENNNGIVDYMPQTGGSSFYGSNSFDKLSFADVMQFADFGPKLALNRGEEPGIDPVYFLKFPVLNNKMENQNTMLNNEDCGGGGENNERLKLVNMEEKSREDQREETRVSEENNSVQQMQFNGEQEEIQEEKNCGVQENNKKRKRPRTVKTSEEVESQRMTHIAVERNRRKQMNEHLRVLRSLMPGSYVQRGDQASIIGGAIEFVRELEQLLQCLESQKRRRQVGDSSLSTTQQQPPFFPATLPLPNDHDMKLAEMETPGLHEETAESKTCLADVEVKLLGFDAMIKILSRRRPGQLIKTIAALEDMQLLILHTNITTIEQTVLYSFNVKVASDTRLTAEDIATSVQQILSFIHTNTSM from the exons ATGGAGAAAGATAACGACTTTTCG GCACCATCCATGCCTTCAAGTTTCAACACACTTGACTACTCCATtgatcatcatcatcaacaacaacaacaacaacaatacgAACAACTCATGAAGTATCGAATCGGCGAAGAAACATCGTGCGAAAACAACAACGGAATTGTTGATTACATGCCTCAAACAGGAGGCAGCAGCTTTTATGGTTCAAATTCTTTTGATAAATTGAGTTTCGCAGATGTTATGCAGTTTGCAGATTTCGGACCAAAATTAGCCTTAAACCGCGGAGAAGAACCCGGGATCGATCCGGTTTATTTTCTCAAGTTTCCTGTGTTGAACAACAAGATGGAAAACCAAAACACGATGTTGAATAATGAAGATTGTGGTGGTGGAGGTGAAAATAATGAAAGGTTGAAATTGGTAAACATGGAAGAAAAATCAAGAGAAGATCAACGGGAAGAAACTCGGGTTTCGGAAGAGAATAACTCGGTGCAGCAGATGCAGTTTAATGGAGAACAGGAAGAGATACAAGAAGAGAAGAATTGTGGAGTGCAAGAGAACAACAAGAAGAGGAAGAGACCACGAACTGTTAAGACAAGTGAAGAAGTTGAGAGTCAACGCATGACTCATATAGCAGTTGAAAGAAATAGAAGGAAGCAAATGAATGAGCATCTTCGTGTTCTCAGATCCCTCATGCCTGGTTCATACGTGCAAAGG GGTGATCAAGCATCAATAATAGGGGGAGCTATAGAGTTCGTGAGGGAATTGGAACAACTTCTTCAATGTTTAGAATCACAAAAGAGAAGGAGACAAGTTGGAGATTCATCTCTCtcaacaacacaacaacaacctccATTTTTTCCTGCTACTTTGCCATTACCAAATGATCATGACATGAAGCTAGCTGAGATGGAAACACCTGGACTTCATGAAGAAACAGCTGAGAGTAAGACATGTTTGGCTGATGTGGAAGTCAAGCTTTTAGGGTTTGATGCAATGATCAAAATCCTATCAAGGAGAAGGCCTGGACAGTTGATCAAGACCATTGCTGCACTTGAAGATATGCAGTTACTTATCCTTCATACTAACATTACCACCATTGAACAAACTGTTCTTTATTCATTCAATGTTAAG GTTGCTAGTGATACAAGGTTAACAGCAGAAGATATAGCCACCTCCGTTCAGCAAATACTCAGTTTTATTCATACAAACACTAGCATGTga